One Candidatus Bathyarchaeota archaeon DNA segment encodes these proteins:
- a CDS encoding TIM barrel protein, producing MSEHTRFGPAGVPPMFRLLGASTVDTPRLLREEGLDAFEYQGVRWGEKPQIKQQDAIRLGEEARKNDVRLSMHGSYYINLSGKRDVVEASKRRLIAAATAADWMGAYVMVFHTGFYGKFEKDYALKTCISALKEVSAEMKAQGLKVKLGPETMGRKFQVGSIDEIIAINQQVENTQLVVDWGHLHALHQGSFKTSDDMRKIAIKIEEQLGTQTLRSMHCHFSKIEFTAQGEKRHHTLDEEAFGPEFRLLAEVILDFGMHPTMICESPILDVDARKMKEMLQEVQAEKQQKA from the coding sequence ATGTCTGAGCATACCCGTTTTGGACCCGCAGGTGTACCACCCATGTTTCGACTCTTAGGTGCCTCTACAGTTGACACGCCGAGGTTGCTGCGGGAAGAGGGTTTGGACGCGTTTGAGTATCAAGGGGTTCGTTGGGGGGAGAAGCCGCAGATAAAACAGCAAGATGCAATTCGACTCGGCGAGGAAGCACGCAAAAACGATGTCCGCCTAAGTATGCATGGCTCATACTACATCAACCTCTCAGGCAAACGGGACGTAGTCGAAGCCAGCAAACGCCGCCTAATCGCCGCCGCAACCGCCGCAGACTGGATGGGCGCATACGTGATGGTTTTCCACACGGGCTTCTACGGCAAATTCGAAAAAGACTACGCCCTTAAAACTTGCATCTCAGCCCTCAAAGAGGTCAGCGCCGAAATGAAAGCGCAGGGTTTGAAGGTGAAGTTGGGGCCTGAGACGATGGGGCGCAAGTTTCAAGTGGGCTCCATAGATGAAATCATAGCCATAAACCAGCAAGTCGAAAACACCCAGCTTGTCGTGGATTGGGGACATCTGCATGCGCTGCATCAAGGATCATTCAAAACCTCAGATGACATGCGCAAAATCGCCATTAAAATCGAAGAGCAACTTGGCACCCAAACGCTGCGAAGTATGCATTGTCACTTCTCAAAAATCGAGTTCACCGCTCAAGGCGAAAAACGGCACCACACCCTCGACGAAGAGGCGTTTGGGCCGGAGTTTCGGTTGTTGGCGGAGGTGATTTTGGATTTTGGGATGCATCCGACGATGATTTGTGAGTCGCCGATTCTGGATGTGGATGCCAGAAAAATGAAGGAGATGCTTCAGGAAGTTCAAGCTGAAAAACAGCAGAAGGCTTAA
- a CDS encoding DUF5615 family PIN-like protein encodes MPRILVDENVPRDVQEWLVKRGFDITSVTETQLRGAKDQAIGNYAAKNKLAVLTLDNHFSQVYRFFKGNQLTVIIIKAKPATPVNIIQTLDNAQKRINLKEVTGKLLIISKKKVRVIT; translated from the coding sequence GTGCCGCGAATACTTGTGGACGAAAATGTTCCCAGAGATGTCCAAGAGTGGCTGGTCAAGAGAGGCTTTGACATAACAAGTGTGACTGAGACGCAACTTAGGGGCGCTAAAGACCAAGCCATAGGTAATTACGCGGCAAAAAATAAACTTGCAGTTCTTACGTTAGACAACCATTTCTCACAAGTCTACCGCTTTTTCAAGGGTAACCAACTTACCGTTATTATCATCAAAGCAAAACCCGCGACTCCCGTCAACATTATACAAACCCTTGATAATGCTCAGAAGCGAATAAATCTAAAAGAAGTAACGGGTAAGCTATTGATAATTTCAAAAAAGAAAGTCAGAGTGATTACCTGA
- a CDS encoding DUF433 domain-containing protein, producing the protein MEKFMERIAVDQEILGGKPVIKGTRIPIYLIVELLGNGLSEKEVLGQYPSLKEEDIKAALLYASKCLENEVIITL; encoded by the coding sequence ATGGAAAAGTTCATGGAGAGAATTGCAGTTGACCAAGAGATTCTGGGCGGTAAACCAGTAATCAAAGGGACGCGCATTCCAATTTACCTCATCGTAGAGCTTCTTGGTAATGGCTTATCAGAAAAAGAGGTTCTTGGGCAATATCCGAGCCTAAAAGAAGAAGATATCAAAGCAGCGCTTCTTTATGCCTCTAAATGCCTAGAGAACGAGGTAATTATTACCCTCTAA
- a CDS encoding energy-coupling factor transporter transmembrane protein EcfT: MSVFDGLKFRKVSSPIHNLDPRVKFVYVICIFVAAILFRDILPMIVLFVMQLPFVFLARVQRQWLRSLRGAAFLASFIFIINIVTTYFTKSYTLPVADVENAFAMTMRFVVLVESFSVFFLTTSPDHLGLALETSRVPYEFAFAFTTAVRFVPVLAEEAQTIMDAQKARGLELEKGGLMKRIRNYIPILIPLIVSAIRRSLELAEAMESRAWGACKKRTNLFVLKLHRGDYVLIALTIIVLVGAIYTYLFLSIPTIASLIGVA, from the coding sequence ATGAGTGTTTTTGACGGCTTAAAATTCCGCAAAGTCTCCTCACCCATCCACAACCTTGACCCCAGAGTAAAATTCGTCTATGTCATCTGCATCTTTGTTGCCGCCATACTCTTCCGAGACATCCTCCCGATGATTGTGTTGTTTGTGATGCAGTTGCCGTTTGTGTTTCTGGCGCGGGTTCAGCGGCAGTGGCTGCGTTCGCTACGTGGGGCGGCTTTTTTAGCGTCCTTTATCTTCATCATCAACATCGTCACAACCTACTTCACTAAAAGCTACACCTTACCAGTAGCAGACGTGGAAAACGCGTTCGCTATGACCATGCGCTTTGTGGTGCTGGTTGAGTCGTTCTCGGTCTTTTTCCTCACCACTTCACCCGACCACTTAGGCTTAGCACTGGAAACATCCCGTGTCCCATACGAATTCGCTTTCGCCTTCACCACAGCCGTCCGCTTCGTCCCCGTCTTGGCGGAGGAAGCCCAAACCATCATGGACGCCCAAAAAGCCCGCGGTTTAGAACTTGAGAAAGGCGGTTTGATGAAGCGCATACGCAATTACATCCCCATCCTGATTCCGCTTATTGTGAGTGCTATTCGGCGGAGTCTCGAGTTGGCAGAAGCCATGGAGTCCCGTGCGTGGGGTGCATGCAAGAAACGCACTAACCTCTTCGTGTTAAAGCTCCACAGAGGCGACTATGTGTTGATAGCGCTTACCATAATTGTTTTGGTGGGGGCGATTTACACGTATCTTTTCCTCTCTATTCCAACCATCGCCAGCTTAATCGGGGTAGCTTGA
- a CDS encoding energy-coupling factor ABC transporter ATP-binding protein — protein sequence MIEAENVHYSYPSKVEALKGISLSIKDGEFVAIMGQNGAGKSTFVKHFNGLLKPSVGTVKIDGVETTKSSVAALARNVGFVFQNPDHQLFSETVEEEISFALKNFGFEQKVIEDRVTWALNLLSLTQYRKTSPFLLSGGERKRVALASVLAWDPNTLILDEPTIGQDHEQKEKLRQFIMQLQTQKKTVVAVTHDVEFVAECNPRVVLMKEGKVVADGVGREILTDPAMLEMSSIVLPQVAQVFTKLSALGLPKDIIDLYEAKALLLKTKERLAR from the coding sequence GTGATTGAAGCCGAAAACGTTCACTACAGTTACCCCAGCAAAGTCGAGGCGTTAAAGGGGATTTCGCTTAGCATTAAAGACGGCGAATTCGTTGCCATCATGGGGCAGAACGGCGCAGGCAAATCCACCTTCGTTAAACACTTCAATGGCTTACTCAAACCCTCAGTGGGCACCGTCAAAATCGACGGCGTGGAAACCACAAAATCCAGCGTCGCCGCACTGGCCAGAAACGTTGGGTTCGTTTTTCAAAATCCCGATCACCAACTCTTCAGCGAAACCGTCGAGGAAGAAATTTCGTTTGCTCTCAAAAACTTCGGTTTCGAACAAAAAGTCATCGAAGACCGCGTCACATGGGCACTTAACCTTCTCTCGTTAACGCAGTACCGCAAGACTTCGCCGTTTCTGCTCAGCGGGGGCGAACGTAAGCGGGTGGCGTTGGCTTCGGTTTTGGCATGGGATCCAAACACGCTGATTTTGGATGAACCCACCATCGGACAAGACCACGAACAGAAAGAGAAGCTGCGTCAATTCATCATGCAGCTGCAGACGCAGAAGAAGACCGTGGTGGCGGTTACGCATGATGTGGAGTTTGTGGCTGAATGCAACCCCCGCGTGGTGTTGATGAAAGAGGGCAAAGTGGTCGCGGACGGAGTGGGACGCGAAATCCTCACCGACCCAGCTATGCTTGAGATGTCCTCTATTGTGCTGCCGCAGGTAGCGCAGGTATTCACCAAATTGTCTGCGTTGGGGTTGCCTAAAGACATCATCGACCTCTACGAAGCCAAAGCGTTGCTGCTTAAAACTAAGGAGAGGTTGGCTAGATGA
- a CDS encoding ATP-binding cassette domain-containing protein, with the protein MALIEIKNLTYTYPGASKPSIHDVSLKIEKGEFVLITGPSGCGKTTLCRCFNGLVPHFYQGEVKGEVTVAGINALEHHTYEMAKHVGLVFQNPENQLFALSIEKDVAFGLENLGTPREVMRQKVDWALNQTGIYDIRERSPHEISGGQQQRVAIASVLAMEPEIIVLDEPTSFLDPLSAEKIFEVIYRLNKEQGITVILVEHRLDLTAKYTNHLILMDQGTIRCEGDPRDILNSEETRLIGVGIPKATLLYQMLKKEGFNLGDKTPLSSEELADQILEALGQK; encoded by the coding sequence TTGGCTCTGATTGAAATCAAAAACCTCACCTACACCTATCCAGGCGCATCAAAACCCTCAATTCATGATGTGTCCCTCAAAATCGAGAAAGGTGAGTTCGTTTTGATTACGGGTCCAAGCGGCTGCGGCAAAACCACATTGTGCCGATGCTTTAACGGGTTAGTGCCGCATTTCTACCAGGGCGAAGTCAAAGGCGAAGTAACCGTCGCAGGGATAAACGCGCTTGAACATCACACTTACGAGATGGCTAAGCATGTGGGTTTGGTTTTTCAGAACCCAGAAAACCAGCTTTTCGCGCTTTCAATCGAAAAAGACGTCGCCTTCGGATTAGAAAATTTGGGTACACCAAGAGAGGTGATGCGCCAAAAAGTAGATTGGGCCCTCAACCAAACAGGCATCTACGACATCCGCGAGCGGTCTCCGCATGAAATCAGCGGCGGCCAGCAGCAGCGTGTGGCGATTGCGTCTGTGTTGGCGATGGAGCCCGAAATCATCGTCCTAGATGAACCCACGTCATTTCTGGATCCGCTTAGCGCTGAAAAAATCTTTGAAGTTATCTATCGACTCAACAAAGAACAAGGCATCACCGTTATACTCGTTGAGCACCGACTTGATTTAACTGCCAAATACACCAACCACCTAATCTTAATGGATCAAGGTACCATCCGATGCGAAGGCGACCCCCGAGACATCCTCAACTCAGAAGAAACCCGCCTAATCGGCGTCGGCATCCCAAAAGCCACCCTACTTTACCAAATGCTAAAGAAGGAAGGCTTCAACCTCGGCGACAAAACCCCCCTCTCATCTGAAGAGTTGGCAGACCAAATTTTGGAGGCACTGGGCCAGAAGTGA
- a CDS encoding DHH family phosphoesterase, with translation MSLKKLIQILKDQQASFVLLLCHRSADADAICSAYGLQGLLKRFLPDVVVEIGCPQGINKPSKTLLENLPITVNLKPNIESAEAIVLLDMNTIEQLDEVADVIRKSSAPKIIIDHHAPSEETLQICKLCVIDDKAAANCELIYRLFEEAEVEPNLNEATALFVGIAFDTRHFALANSPTFSIIANLVAVGIDAQKTLAQYAIPIDPSERVAKLKACKRAKIVKVQGWIIALSHVSAFQAPAAKALVDLGAHMSAVAGKKSGKLEISLRSVRQFNEGAGIHLGTDIATPLGEYLQGVGGGHAMAAGVSGKGEIQDALKKCLALVEEKIAKPT, from the coding sequence ATGAGTCTAAAAAAGCTAATCCAGATTCTAAAAGACCAGCAAGCGTCCTTTGTGTTGCTGCTTTGTCATCGCAGTGCAGATGCAGATGCGATTTGTTCCGCTTATGGTTTACAGGGGTTGCTGAAGCGGTTTCTGCCTGATGTGGTGGTTGAGATTGGTTGTCCGCAGGGCATCAACAAGCCGTCTAAGACACTGCTGGAAAACCTGCCCATAACGGTGAATCTTAAACCCAACATTGAATCCGCAGAAGCCATCGTTTTACTTGACATGAATACCATCGAGCAGCTTGACGAAGTCGCCGACGTCATCAGAAAATCTTCTGCCCCAAAAATCATAATCGACCACCACGCTCCAAGCGAAGAGACACTTCAAATCTGCAAGCTCTGCGTAATCGACGATAAAGCTGCTGCAAACTGTGAACTCATCTACCGCCTCTTCGAGGAAGCGGAAGTGGAACCCAACCTCAACGAGGCAACAGCGCTCTTTGTGGGTATAGCTTTTGACACACGCCATTTTGCGTTGGCTAACTCGCCCACGTTTAGCATAATCGCTAACCTTGTAGCTGTAGGCATCGACGCACAAAAAACCTTGGCTCAATATGCCATACCCATCGACCCCTCCGAACGCGTCGCCAAACTCAAAGCCTGCAAAAGAGCAAAAATCGTCAAAGTCCAAGGCTGGATAATCGCCCTCTCCCACGTAAGCGCATTTCAAGCTCCCGCCGCTAAGGCACTGGTCGATTTAGGAGCACACATGTCGGCGGTGGCAGGTAAAAAGAGCGGAAAACTTGAGATATCCCTGCGTAGCGTCCGACAATTTAACGAGGGCGCAGGCATCCACCTTGGAACCGACATCGCCACACCCCTCGGCGAATACTTGCAAGGTGTCGGAGGAGGCCACGCAATGGCGGCAGGTGTCAGCGGCAAAGGCGAAATTCAAGATGCCCTCAAGAAGTGTTTAGCTCTCGTTGAAGAAAAAATAGCTAAACCCACTTAG
- a CDS encoding DUF3194 domain-containing protein: MGELGFPELSTEQIELLCQTTEDAARKHILSKVPSKDVERLDIAVEVEGTKPVNVTVEINLLLTKETKGFDVEVLVKEAVEAAHRATENFLRKLK; this comes from the coding sequence ATGGGTGAGCTCGGCTTTCCAGAGCTATCCACCGAGCAAATCGAACTTTTATGCCAAACAACCGAAGACGCAGCCCGCAAACACATCCTAAGCAAAGTTCCAAGTAAAGACGTGGAACGCCTCGACATAGCCGTTGAAGTGGAAGGCACAAAACCCGTCAACGTAACCGTCGAAATCAACCTTCTTTTAACCAAGGAAACTAAGGGTTTTGACGTGGAGGTTTTGGTGAAGGAAGCTGTTGAAGCTGCGCATAGGGCGACTGAAAACTTTTTGAGAAAACTAAAATGA
- a CDS encoding prefoldin subunit beta: protein MSDELSKLPPNVQERLLRLQQLQQTLQSILAQKQQVDMEKNEVEQTLAELAKTADDAVIYKAIGSLLVKAEKAKVTEDLNERKSLLETRSTVIARQEERIKAQVKEAQTKLQEDLSPVSGQPLS, encoded by the coding sequence TTGAGTGATGAATTATCCAAGTTACCGCCTAACGTTCAAGAAAGGCTTCTCCGCCTTCAACAGCTACAGCAAACCCTGCAATCCATCCTTGCACAAAAGCAGCAGGTTGACATGGAGAAAAACGAGGTAGAACAAACCCTCGCTGAACTCGCCAAAACCGCAGACGACGCAGTCATCTACAAAGCCATCGGTTCTCTGCTCGTCAAAGCAGAAAAAGCCAAAGTAACTGAAGACCTCAACGAACGTAAAAGCCTACTGGAAACCCGAAGCACAGTCATCGCACGCCAAGAAGAACGCATAAAAGCCCAAGTTAAAGAAGCACAAACAAAACTGCAAGAAGACCTAAGCCCAGTCTCAGGTCAACCTCTCTCCTAA
- a CDS encoding PIN domain-containing protein, giving the protein MPKRLYDTRFFAESFYTTDPQLANKLREEFKSQNEKFVSSLTVHEIYRLVLRTDGKVVAALRSSTIKRDFQVVDVNYEIAVKSAELRSKHQMPMADSVIAASAQIMGCHLFSDDAHFKQVKELHTVWV; this is encoded by the coding sequence ATGCCTAAACGTCTGTATGATACACGCTTCTTCGCGGAGTCCTTCTACACAACTGACCCACAGTTAGCCAATAAACTCAGGGAAGAATTTAAGTCACAAAATGAAAAGTTTGTTTCCTCTTTAACTGTCCATGAAATCTACCGACTCGTTTTGAGAACAGATGGCAAAGTGGTTGCAGCGTTGAGAAGCAGCACGATTAAGCGGGATTTTCAAGTTGTCGATGTCAACTACGAGATTGCTGTTAAGAGTGCAGAGTTGAGGAGCAAGCATCAGATGCCGATGGCGGATAGCGTGATTGCGGCGTCTGCTCAAATTATGGGGTGCCATCTTTTTTCGGATGATGCTCACTTTAAACAAGTTAAAGAATTACATACGGTTTGGGTGTAG
- a CDS encoding AbrB/MazE/SpoVT family DNA-binding domain-containing protein, producing the protein MTTEEVVVTRKGQVTIPVKIRRKFKIEENSKVKIVEEEGKIVIKKQPSFLDLIGSSAGKATVEEAKKWLDQMREEDA; encoded by the coding sequence ATGACTACGGAAGAAGTTGTAGTTACAAGAAAAGGGCAAGTCACCATACCCGTTAAAATCAGGAGAAAATTCAAAATAGAGGAAAACTCCAAAGTCAAAATCGTCGAAGAGGAAGGCAAGATAGTCATAAAAAAACAGCCAAGCTTTCTTGATTTAATCGGAAGCAGTGCAGGAAAAGCAACCGTAGAAGAAGCAAAAAAATGGTTAGATCAAATGAGAGAAGAAGATGCCTAA
- the clpB gene encoding ATP-dependent chaperone ClpB: MSLNNFTVKSQEAIQKALEIASSNQNQAIEPAHILKAMLTVDENVVPYLLKQLGVNMQTLGASLDRLIAGLPKVTGGEPYLSTNSNKALHKAQELAAQSQDKFVSIEQLLLAILSLNDPASRLLQSSGVRENELKEAIKQLRKGSTVNSQTADETYNALNRFAINLNERAKTGKLDPVIGRDEEIRRVLQILSRRTKNNPILIGEPGVGKTAIAEGIAHRIVNGDVPENLKSKLIYSLDMGALIAGAKYKGEFEERLKSVIKEVVSSEGEIVLFIDEIHTLVGAGGGEGAMDAANILKPALARGELRAIGATTLKEYQKYFEKDKALERRFQPVMVNEPDTLAAISILRGLKERYEVFHHVRIKDEAIIAAVELSQRYISDRFLPDKAIDLIDEAASKLRLEINSAPEELETIERKIRQLEIEREAIKREKDETKLKALNQEIANLSEERNKLRAKWQAEKDIVEQIQKKKNEIEQLKFEEEQANRNGDLGKVAEIRYGRIPENNRAIETLKQKLSEIQKDSPLVNEEVDAEEIAEVVSHWTGIPVSRMLQSEKEKLLNIETELHKRVVGQEEAIQAVSDAIRRSRAGLQDPKRPIGSFIFLGTTGVGKTELAKALAEFLFNNENNMIRIDMSEYQERHTVSRLVGAPPGYVGYEESGQLTEAVRRKPYAVVLLDEIEKAHPDVFNILLQVLDDGRLTDNKGRTVDFKNTIIIMTSNIGSHLIQENLERATAQNRDEIWNQTKEQVLSLLKKTIRPEFLNRIDEIIMFQPLTEAEVRKIVENQLQAVQRMLEKNNVKVEFTKKAIDHIAKVGFDPQFGARPIKRVIQKSVLNELSKIILAEKVDKNATIMVDERNGGLIFKNKP, translated from the coding sequence ATGAGTCTCAACAATTTTACAGTTAAATCTCAGGAAGCCATCCAGAAAGCCCTCGAAATCGCCTCTTCGAACCAGAACCAAGCCATCGAACCAGCCCACATACTAAAAGCCATGTTGACGGTGGATGAGAACGTTGTGCCCTACTTGCTTAAGCAGTTAGGCGTCAATATGCAGACGCTTGGGGCGTCGCTGGATCGGCTGATTGCGGGGTTGCCCAAGGTCACAGGCGGCGAACCGTACCTCTCCACAAACTCCAACAAGGCACTCCACAAGGCACAAGAGCTAGCCGCCCAAAGCCAAGACAAATTCGTCTCCATCGAACAACTCCTCTTGGCAATCCTCTCACTAAACGACCCTGCTTCTCGCTTGCTTCAGAGCAGCGGGGTAAGGGAAAACGAACTTAAAGAAGCAATCAAGCAATTGAGGAAGGGATCAACTGTGAATTCTCAAACAGCAGATGAAACCTACAACGCGCTGAACCGTTTCGCGATTAACCTCAACGAGCGGGCAAAAACAGGCAAACTCGACCCAGTCATCGGCAGAGATGAAGAAATCCGTCGCGTGCTGCAAATCCTCTCCAGGCGCACCAAGAACAACCCAATTTTGATCGGCGAGCCAGGCGTGGGTAAAACCGCCATAGCGGAGGGCATAGCGCACCGCATAGTCAACGGCGACGTCCCCGAGAATTTGAAGTCGAAGCTGATTTACTCGCTTGACATGGGCGCACTCATAGCAGGAGCCAAATACAAAGGCGAATTCGAAGAACGCCTAAAAAGCGTCATAAAAGAAGTCGTCTCCTCCGAAGGCGAAATCGTCCTGTTCATCGACGAAATCCACACCCTGGTCGGTGCGGGCGGAGGCGAAGGCGCAATGGATGCTGCCAACATTCTCAAGCCTGCTCTGGCAAGGGGCGAGTTGCGGGCAATCGGCGCAACAACCCTCAAAGAGTACCAAAAATACTTCGAGAAGGATAAAGCGCTGGAGCGGCGTTTCCAGCCTGTTATGGTTAACGAACCCGACACGTTGGCAGCAATCTCCATCCTTAGAGGGCTTAAAGAACGCTACGAAGTGTTCCACCACGTCCGAATCAAAGACGAAGCTATCATCGCAGCCGTTGAACTCTCCCAACGCTACATATCCGACCGTTTCCTCCCCGACAAAGCCATAGACCTCATCGACGAAGCCGCCTCCAAACTCCGCTTAGAAATCAACTCTGCCCCCGAAGAACTCGAAACCATTGAGCGGAAGATACGCCAATTGGAAATCGAGAGGGAAGCCATAAAACGCGAAAAAGACGAAACCAAACTCAAAGCCCTCAACCAGGAAATCGCCAACCTCAGCGAAGAACGCAACAAACTCCGCGCAAAATGGCAAGCCGAAAAAGACATCGTAGAGCAGATTCAGAAGAAAAAGAACGAAATCGAACAGCTCAAGTTTGAAGAAGAGCAAGCTAACCGCAACGGCGACCTCGGCAAAGTAGCGGAAATTCGTTACGGCAGAATCCCAGAAAACAACCGCGCCATCGAGACGCTCAAGCAGAAGCTCTCGGAGATCCAAAAGGATTCACCGCTGGTCAACGAGGAAGTGGACGCAGAAGAAATCGCAGAAGTCGTCTCCCACTGGACAGGCATCCCTGTAAGCCGCATGCTGCAAAGCGAAAAAGAAAAACTGCTAAACATCGAAACCGAACTGCACAAACGCGTCGTAGGGCAAGAAGAAGCCATCCAAGCGGTATCAGACGCGATTCGCCGCAGCCGCGCGGGACTTCAAGACCCCAAACGCCCCATCGGCTCATTCATCTTCCTCGGAACCACAGGCGTCGGCAAAACCGAGTTGGCCAAAGCGCTGGCGGAGTTCCTATTCAACAACGAAAACAACATGATACGCATCGACATGTCCGAGTACCAAGAACGCCACACCGTTTCTCGACTGGTGGGGGCGCCTCCGGGGTACGTGGGCTACGAAGAAAGCGGACAACTCACCGAAGCCGTCCGACGCAAACCCTACGCAGTGGTGCTGCTAGACGAAATCGAAAAGGCACACCCAGACGTCTTCAACATTCTGCTCCAAGTGCTTGACGATGGCAGATTAACCGACAACAAAGGCCGCACCGTAGACTTCAAGAACACCATCATAATCATGACCTCAAACATCGGCTCGCACCTCATCCAAGAAAACCTCGAACGCGCCACCGCCCAAAACCGCGACGAAATCTGGAACCAAACCAAAGAGCAAGTGCTGAGTCTCCTCAAGAAAACCATTCGCCCCGAATTCCTCAACCGCATCGACGAAATCATCATGTTCCAGCCGTTGACCGAAGCCGAAGTCCGAAAAATCGTCGAAAACCAACTCCAAGCCGTGCAGCGGATGCTTGAGAAGAACAACGTTAAAGTGGAGTTCACAAAGAAAGCCATCGACCACATTGCCAAAGTTGGCTTTGACCCACAATTCGGAGCCAGACCCATCAAACGCGTCATCCAGAAGAGCGTTCTTAATGAGTTGTCAAAGATTATCCTCGCCGAGAAAGTCGACAAAAACGCGACTATCATGGTGGATGAACGCAACGGTGGCTTGATTTTCAAAAACAAACCCTAA
- a CDS encoding ATP cone domain-containing protein — MAVSVTKANGTKQPYDPEKIIQTCLRLGASHKEALQIEQKIARKLYDGISTQKILQLIFTLMRKSKPAVRHLFDLRRGISLMASKPEFEVYVRTILAQSGFAVQPNTVLRGLCGEHEVDAIAQKDGVTYLVEVKHHVNYHALTGLDESRIARAIIEDVTEGYQNGTSTLKVDRAMIVTNTRFSDHALAYGSCRGILQIGWASPEGFSLKETINKYKLYPLSCLRGVKVETRLRLVEAGIVLIKQLLQQDAHYLERKLGLPYKEVAALLEKAAHTTETLW, encoded by the coding sequence TTGGCAGTTTCCGTCACCAAAGCAAACGGCACCAAACAACCCTACGACCCAGAAAAAATCATCCAAACCTGCCTCCGACTCGGCGCCTCCCACAAAGAAGCCCTCCAAATCGAGCAGAAAATCGCACGCAAACTCTACGACGGTATAAGTACCCAAAAGATTCTGCAACTCATTTTTACTCTAATGCGAAAATCAAAGCCCGCTGTGAGACACCTCTTTGACCTGCGGCGGGGCATAAGTTTGATGGCGTCTAAGCCCGAGTTCGAGGTTTATGTGCGGACGATCTTGGCGCAGAGCGGTTTTGCAGTGCAACCTAACACGGTGCTGCGGGGGCTGTGTGGAGAACATGAAGTGGACGCCATAGCCCAAAAAGATGGCGTAACCTACCTTGTGGAAGTTAAACATCATGTCAACTACCATGCACTCACGGGATTGGATGAGAGCCGCATAGCCCGAGCCATAATCGAAGACGTAACTGAAGGCTACCAAAACGGCACCTCAACACTCAAAGTCGACCGCGCCATGATAGTCACCAACACCCGCTTCTCCGACCACGCTTTAGCCTATGGCAGTTGCCGCGGGATATTGCAGATTGGGTGGGCGTCGCCTGAAGGGTTCTCCCTGAAAGAAACCATAAACAAGTACAAGCTTTATCCTCTGAGTTGCCTAAGAGGCGTCAAAGTGGAAACGCGGCTTCGACTCGTAGAAGCAGGCATTGTGCTGATTAAGCAGTTACTTCAACAGGACGCACACTATCTAGAACGCAAACTTGGGTTGCCCTACAAAGAGGTGGCTGCGCTCCTCGAGAAAGCCGCGCATACAACTGAAACTCTGTGGTGA
- a CDS encoding flavodoxin domain-containing protein, producing the protein MPQIAVVYRSISGFTKKYAQWIAEDLKADLFEAREIDAQKLAGYDLIVFGGSLHAVGINGLKLLRKKVHLSERRVVVFAVGASPPKSGIVDEVWRNNFSDEEKNTVKLFYLRGGFNYHNLDRPNKLIMAMFRVSLFFKRKKTSDERGMLAAFSKPIDCTKKENITELVGYVRSIV; encoded by the coding sequence ATGCCTCAAATCGCCGTTGTCTACCGCTCCATATCTGGCTTCACCAAAAAATATGCCCAGTGGATAGCTGAAGACCTCAAAGCAGACCTCTTTGAGGCAAGAGAAATTGATGCTCAAAAACTGGCTGGATATGACTTGATTGTTTTCGGGGGCAGTCTGCATGCCGTGGGAATCAACGGGTTAAAGCTTCTGCGTAAAAAGGTTCATCTCTCGGAGCGGCGGGTGGTTGTGTTTGCCGTTGGTGCTTCGCCTCCCAAAAGCGGCATAGTGGATGAGGTTTGGCGGAACAATTTTTCGGATGAAGAAAAAAACACAGTTAAACTATTCTATCTAAGAGGCGGCTTCAACTACCATAACCTTGACCGCCCTAACAAATTAATTATGGCTATGTTTCGAGTGAGTTTATTCTTTAAGAGGAAAAAGACGTCTGACGAGAGAGGAATGTTGGCTGCGTTTTCTAAGCCGATAGACTGCACAAAAAAAGAAAACATAACCGAACTCGTTGGGTATGTGCGGTCAATTGTGTAG